In Synergistaceae bacterium, the genomic window CGTTACTAATTTCAGGAAAACAAGAGAACAGCTGCGAAAAATTTTGACGTTCGAGAATCATACGAATCTGCTCAATAAACGCGGGCTCGAACATGCAATTTTGCGCGAGTTATCAAGCACAATAAAAGAGTCAGGCTATCTGAGTCTCATAATTCTTAATATCGATAACTTGAAGCAGATAAACGAGTCTGACGGTTACATGTCGGGAAATAGAATCATGCGCGATTTCGTTAATGGAATGCAAAAAATTTTGTCCCGCCGCAGTAAAAGCACTCTAGGACGCTGGAGCACTCACGAGTTTATGATTTTGTCTGATTGTTCGGGAGCGTCTGCCGTTACTATCGCTGATGAGATTCGCAATAGATTCGACAGAGTCAAATTAAGTGCGGGGGTCGCTGACTTAAATTCAGGGATTTATCCGGGCGTCCATGAATTTATCGGGGCTGCTTATGACGCAATGACTCAAGCAATAAAATCTGGCGGAAATAAAACAGTTTTAGCGCGTTAAATTATGATAAAGACTCTAAAACGTTTCGGGCAGAATTTCTTAATCGACAAAAATATTTTAGCTTTCATCATAACGCGTGCAGGTTTAAGCGAGTCAGACTGTATTCTCGAAATAGGCGCAGGAGAAGGAGTCTTGACTCGTGAGATTCTCGCAAAAAAAGTTAAATGCCTTCACACTATAGAAATTGACGAGAGATTAAAGCCTTCACTTGAAGAAATTGCGGTAAATAATCCCGCTTTAAATCTTCACTGGGGCGACGCAGTAAAATTTGATTATGACTCATTGAGGCCGTTTCCTAATAAAGTCGTCGCAAATATCCCGTACAATATTACAACGCCTTTAATACGCGAATTAATAAAATATCCGGAAATAAAATATTACTTGCTCATGTTACAGAAAGAGTCAGCCGAACGAATCACGGCCAAGCCCGACACTAAAGCGCGTTATCCTTTGGGCGTAATTATTGAGTCAATGGGGCGCGCAGAAATTGTGCACAGGGTCTCGCGAAATTGCTTTAAACCTGTTCCGAAAGTTGACTCGGCACTCGTTGAGATCGTGATAAATAAAAATTTTGAGCTTGCAAGAGATAATTTATTCAGCGATTTATTACACAAAGGATTTGCGCACAGACGGAAGACTCTATTAAATAATTTGCGGGGATTCATGAATATTGAAGATTGGCGGGAGATTCTGAAAGATTCTGCGAGTTTGAGAGCTGAAGATTTGACGTGCGAAAAATGGCTTGAAATTTATCGTGATTTGACAGCTCACATAATTCCGATCCTATGCAGTTAATTTATCGCGCGAATACGTTCGTTCTGCCCACCCACCCACCCGAATTTAAGGGGTAGCGCGAATGTGCAAAAGTTTACTGGAAAATTTATCGTGATTTGACAAAACTGTAAAATTTGGTATTATACAAGGCGTTTTGCCAATCTGGCCGGGTGGTTAGTTCAGAGGTAGAACGCTTCCTTGACACGGAAGAGGTCAGAAGTTCGATTCTTCTATCACCCATAGCAAATAAATACTCCTTCGATAAATAAAATTGTCGGAGGAGCTTATTTTTTCCTGCAAATTAATTATTCTTGAACAAAAGAGTCATGAGCTTCAAAACGTCGCGGCCTCTTTCCTTTGTTGATTTCTTTAATTCGTCTGGGGGGATTTCTTCATCTTCGCGCAGTCTCAAGACTTCACACACGATCGAATTAACTTCGGGATTATCCTTGAAATCAGGCAGAAAACTTACAGCATCAAGCAATAAATTTTTCACGCTCTTACGTTCAGAGTCAGACAGCCAAGCGCACATAAATTCGCCGTAATAATCGGGCCCGTATTGAGTCGGCGAGTCAAGCGGCTTTTGTGCCTCTAACCTGATATTATCGTCCTCTGTCAACGCAAAAAAATCGTTCATTCGCTGTCTTAACGGCTCAAATATTCTATCTTCATCGACTGCAACGGACGCGCAAATAAATTCAAGCATGAAAGAAGCTACTCTATAACTTTGCGATAACTGCGTGCCCGGTTTAAGCTCAAGAAATAAAATTTTGTCGTCCCAGTGATAATCTCGTCCGGAAATTCCTAAATCGGGGACAATCTGCCAGCCTTCAACTTGTGCGGTGTCAACTATTGCTTTGCGTTCTTTGCCGGTTAATTTTACGTCGGGCGAGGTGTTGAACTTGAATAATTTTCCGAGATCGCCAAGAGTCGCAATTAATGGAAGTTCGCTTCCTTCCGGCCTTAGAGTCTTTATGAACGCTTCAAAGTCGGGGCGGTCCTCAAGATTCGCTAAATCAGGTACAATTTCGGCGGGTTTATTTGCAGTCAGGAAAACTTCCCACGAGTCTAATAACGGCTTGAATATCGTTAAATCCTTAAAGAAGTCGGGAACTTCTACA contains:
- the rsmA gene encoding ribosomal RNA small subunit methyltransferase A, which gives rise to MIKTLKRFGQNFLIDKNILAFIITRAGLSESDCILEIGAGEGVLTREILAKKVKCLHTIEIDERLKPSLEEIAVNNPALNLHWGDAVKFDYDSLRPFPNKVVANIPYNITTPLIRELIKYPEIKYYLLMLQKESAERITAKPDTKARYPLGVIIESMGRAEIVHRVSRNCFKPVPKVDSALVEIVINKNFELARDNLFSDLLHKGFAHRRKTLLNNLRGFMNIEDWREILKDSASLRAEDLTCEKWLEIYRDLTAHIIPILCS